A section of the Myxococcus virescens genome encodes:
- the apaG gene encoding Co2+/Mg2+ efflux protein ApaG → MSSSATTDGIRITVKPAYWPERSAPESGQFAFMYTVEIANEGDAPAQLKARHWVITDATGKVEEVRGEGVVGRQPHLGPGERFEYTSWAMLRTPFGTMRGTYDMVRPDGTHFEARIAEFALTLPNSLH, encoded by the coding sequence ATGTCCTCCAGCGCCACCACCGACGGCATCCGCATCACCGTGAAGCCCGCCTACTGGCCGGAGCGCAGCGCTCCGGAGTCCGGGCAGTTCGCCTTCATGTACACGGTGGAGATTGCCAACGAGGGCGACGCGCCGGCGCAGCTCAAGGCGCGCCATTGGGTCATCACCGACGCCACGGGCAAGGTGGAAGAGGTAAGGGGCGAGGGCGTGGTGGGCCGCCAGCCCCACCTGGGGCCCGGAGAGCGGTTCGAGTACACGAGCTGGGCCATGCTGCGCACGCCCTTCGGCACCATGCGCGGCACCTATGACATGGTGCGGCCGGACGGCACGCACTTCGAGGCGCGCATCGCCGAGTTCGCGCTCACCCTTCCCAACTCCCTGCACTGA
- the hemH gene encoding ferrochelatase, protein MPTPTSKRGLLLVNLGTPDAPQTGPVRRYLREFLNDPRVIDIHPLGRWALLNFIILPMRPAKSAEAYRKIWMKEGSPLLVYSQALAAQVAERLAGEYEVVLAMRYGSPSIPDGIAALKARGVSEFTVLPLYPQEAASSTASSLARTYEVLAQSWDVPFVRAVPAFFEHPGFLDAFTAVARPVIDDARADYVLFSFHGLPERHMRKSDPTGTHCLSTASCCDAMTDANRHCYRAQSYATARGLAQRLGLPADGWSVSFQSRLGRTPWVKPYTDVVLPELAKKGVKRLAVMCPAFVADCLETLEEIGLRAREQFLEAGGESLTLVPSLNAHPAWVDAVVRMVRESDGPPTAVAGPSALAREPIPPR, encoded by the coding sequence ATGCCAACGCCCACTTCGAAGCGAGGGCTGCTGCTCGTCAATCTGGGGACGCCGGATGCTCCGCAGACGGGGCCCGTGCGCCGCTACCTGCGCGAGTTCCTCAATGACCCGCGCGTCATCGACATCCACCCGCTGGGTCGCTGGGCGCTGCTCAACTTCATCATCCTCCCGATGCGTCCGGCGAAGAGCGCGGAGGCGTACCGCAAAATCTGGATGAAGGAGGGCTCGCCGCTGCTCGTGTACAGCCAGGCCCTGGCGGCCCAGGTGGCCGAGCGGCTGGCGGGGGAGTACGAGGTGGTGCTGGCCATGCGGTATGGCTCGCCCTCCATCCCCGACGGCATCGCGGCGCTCAAGGCGCGCGGCGTGTCGGAGTTCACCGTGCTGCCGCTGTACCCGCAGGAGGCCGCGTCCTCCACCGCGTCCTCGCTGGCGCGCACCTACGAGGTGCTGGCCCAGTCGTGGGACGTGCCCTTCGTGCGCGCGGTGCCGGCCTTCTTCGAGCACCCAGGCTTCCTGGATGCCTTCACCGCCGTGGCGCGGCCGGTGATTGACGACGCGCGCGCCGACTACGTCCTCTTCAGCTTCCATGGCCTGCCGGAGCGGCACATGCGCAAGAGCGACCCCACGGGGACGCACTGCCTGTCCACCGCCTCGTGCTGCGATGCCATGACGGACGCCAACCGCCACTGCTACCGCGCGCAGAGCTACGCGACGGCGAGGGGGCTGGCCCAGCGGCTGGGCCTGCCGGCGGATGGGTGGAGCGTGTCCTTCCAGTCGCGGCTGGGCCGCACGCCGTGGGTGAAGCCGTACACGGACGTGGTGTTGCCGGAGCTGGCGAAGAAGGGCGTGAAGCGCCTGGCGGTGATGTGCCCGGCCTTCGTGGCGGACTGCCTGGAGACGCTGGAGGAGATTGGCCTCCGCGCGCGCGAGCAGTTCCTGGAGGCGGGAGGGGAGTCGCTGACGCTGGTCCCCTCCCTCAACGCCCACCCGGCCTGGGTGGACGCCGTGGTGCGCATGGTGCGCGAGTCGGACGGGCCGCCTACTGCTGTGGCTGGGCCGTCGGCGCTGGCGCGGGAGCCGATTCCACCGCGGTGA
- a CDS encoding TerC family protein — protein MNTQVALWVGFNVFVLAMLALDLGLFHRKDHAVTPKEAGLWTLVWITLSLIFCAGIWHYQGPTVGLQWLTAYVVEYALSVDNLFVFLMVFSYFRVAPEHQHRVLFWGILGAFVMRAGLIIAGTALVKQFHWLIYLFGAFLVFTAVKMLVSKDEEMDPEQKGIVKFARRVLPVARLGEGSRFMVQEDGRSKFTPLFIVLLVVEATDLLFALDSIPAVLGISQDAFIIYTSNVCAILGLRSLFFVVASLMEKFHFLKVGLSAILGFVGVKMLITFFDIHVPIGISLGVIAGVLVAAIVASLVWPKQPEPGQDRESAKT, from the coding sequence GTGAACACGCAAGTCGCGCTCTGGGTGGGTTTCAACGTCTTCGTCCTCGCGATGCTCGCGCTGGACCTCGGGCTGTTCCATCGCAAGGACCATGCGGTGACGCCGAAGGAGGCGGGCCTCTGGACGTTGGTGTGGATTACCCTCAGCCTGATTTTCTGCGCGGGCATCTGGCACTACCAGGGGCCCACCGTGGGGCTCCAGTGGTTGACGGCGTACGTGGTGGAGTACGCGCTCTCCGTCGACAACCTCTTCGTCTTCCTGATGGTGTTCAGCTACTTCCGGGTGGCGCCCGAGCACCAGCACCGGGTGCTCTTCTGGGGCATCCTGGGCGCGTTCGTCATGCGCGCTGGCCTCATCATCGCCGGCACGGCGCTGGTGAAGCAGTTCCACTGGCTCATCTACCTGTTCGGCGCGTTCCTCGTCTTCACCGCGGTGAAGATGCTGGTGTCCAAGGACGAGGAGATGGACCCGGAGCAGAAGGGCATCGTGAAGTTCGCGCGCCGGGTGCTGCCGGTGGCCCGGCTGGGTGAAGGCAGCCGCTTCATGGTGCAGGAGGACGGCCGCAGCAAGTTCACGCCGCTGTTCATCGTGCTGCTGGTGGTGGAGGCCACGGACCTGCTCTTCGCGCTGGACTCCATCCCCGCGGTGCTGGGCATCAGCCAGGACGCCTTCATCATCTACACGTCCAACGTGTGCGCCATCCTGGGCCTGCGCTCGCTGTTCTTCGTCGTGGCCAGCCTGATGGAGAAGTTCCACTTCCTGAAGGTGGGCCTGAGCGCCATCCTGGGCTTCGTGGGCGTGAAGATGCTCATCACCTTCTTCGACATCCACGTCCCCATCGGCATCTCCCTGGGCGTGATTGCCGGCGTGCTGGTGGCGGCCATCGTCGCCTCGCTGGTGTGGCCGAAGCAGCCGGAGCCCGGACAGGACCGGGAAAGCGCGAAGACGTAG